Proteins from one Chitinophaga oryzae genomic window:
- a CDS encoding alpha-L-arabinofuranosidase C-terminal domain-containing protein, with translation MKKNKLIKKWRWWLPACSLIVAAVPAVCQQVFTVQADKPGAAIQPTMYGVFFEDINMGADGGLYAELVKNRSFEFDNPLMGWTVNGKKEEGDMLVLNNASYNKANPHYLHIRVNNRRKGEWGLTNEGFKGMGIRKDVTYYFSAKYRTGKPGITVHAELVTPSGKVIGTGSFAAAPTGAGWSTKEITFAAAAEEPSAKLTLWLEGNGSIDMDMISLFPGDTWKNRPKGLRADMVQMLADMQPGFVRFPGGCIVEGRNLANRFQWKKTVGPQEDRELIINRWNTEFGHRLTPDYFQSFGLGFFEYFQLAEDIGAAPLPILNCGMACQFNTAELAPMDALQPYIQDAIDLVEFANGPADSKWGKVRADMGHPAPFHLTMMGVGNENWGPQYIERAAEFARQLKAAHPEIKLVFSSGTDPDGPRFNYLNDTLRKMNADFIDEHYYRSPEWFLANAGRYDHYPRNGAKVFAGEYAAHESKDFTGARRNTLRAAIAEAAFLTGLERNADVVHMASYAPLFASAEQWQWAPDLIWVNSLKVVGTPSYQVQKLYSLNKGTHVLPLHQGGEPVKGQDSLYASAVFDKNTGDIIVKIVNAGQQVAAGTIQLTGKNKAAGSATLTTLTANDPVTVNTFDEVPVQPVVSKVPVRQQAVTLRLAPNSLNVLRISNKK, from the coding sequence ATGAAGAAAAATAAACTGATCAAAAAATGGAGATGGTGGTTGCCGGCGTGCAGCCTGATAGTGGCAGCCGTACCGGCTGTTTGCCAGCAGGTTTTTACCGTACAGGCTGATAAGCCTGGTGCTGCCATCCAGCCAACGATGTACGGCGTATTCTTTGAAGATATCAATATGGGTGCTGACGGCGGGTTGTATGCTGAGTTGGTGAAGAACCGTTCTTTTGAATTCGACAACCCATTGATGGGGTGGACGGTGAACGGTAAAAAAGAGGAAGGTGACATGCTGGTGCTGAACAATGCTTCCTATAATAAAGCGAACCCTCACTACCTGCATATCCGCGTCAACAACCGCCGCAAAGGGGAGTGGGGGCTCACCAACGAAGGGTTCAAAGGCATGGGCATCCGGAAGGACGTAACGTATTATTTTTCTGCCAAATACCGCACCGGTAAGCCTGGCATAACAGTACACGCCGAACTGGTAACACCTTCCGGGAAGGTGATTGGCACCGGCTCATTCGCCGCTGCGCCCACCGGCGCCGGCTGGTCAACGAAGGAGATCACTTTTGCCGCGGCAGCAGAGGAGCCGTCGGCCAAACTGACGCTCTGGCTGGAGGGAAACGGCAGCATCGATATGGACATGATCTCCCTGTTTCCCGGCGATACCTGGAAAAACAGGCCCAAGGGGTTAAGGGCTGATATGGTACAAATGCTGGCGGATATGCAGCCAGGGTTTGTCCGGTTCCCCGGCGGCTGTATCGTGGAAGGCCGTAACCTGGCCAACCGCTTTCAGTGGAAAAAGACGGTAGGCCCCCAGGAAGACCGTGAGCTGATCATCAACCGGTGGAATACGGAATTCGGTCACCGCCTGACGCCGGATTACTTTCAGAGCTTCGGCCTCGGCTTTTTCGAATACTTTCAGCTGGCGGAGGATATCGGCGCAGCGCCGCTGCCTATCCTGAACTGCGGCATGGCGTGCCAGTTTAATACCGCTGAACTGGCGCCCATGGACGCGCTGCAGCCTTACATCCAGGACGCGATCGACCTGGTGGAATTTGCCAACGGCCCTGCCGACAGCAAATGGGGTAAGGTGCGTGCCGATATGGGGCATCCGGCGCCCTTTCACCTGACGATGATGGGGGTGGGCAACGAAAACTGGGGACCGCAGTATATTGAACGCGCAGCGGAATTCGCCCGCCAGCTGAAAGCCGCACACCCGGAAATAAAACTGGTGTTCAGCTCCGGTACCGATCCTGACGGCCCGCGTTTCAACTACCTCAACGACACGCTCCGCAAGATGAACGCCGACTTTATAGACGAGCATTATTATCGCAGCCCGGAATGGTTTCTTGCCAATGCCGGCCGTTACGATCATTATCCCCGAAACGGCGCTAAAGTGTTTGCCGGGGAGTATGCCGCACATGAATCGAAAGACTTCACCGGCGCCCGGCGCAACACACTGCGTGCTGCCATTGCCGAAGCCGCTTTTCTTACCGGCCTGGAAAGAAATGCTGATGTGGTGCACATGGCTTCCTATGCGCCGCTTTTCGCCAGCGCGGAGCAGTGGCAATGGGCGCCCGACCTCATATGGGTGAACAGCCTGAAGGTAGTGGGCACGCCCAGCTACCAGGTGCAGAAATTATATTCACTGAATAAAGGTACCCATGTGCTGCCGTTACACCAGGGCGGCGAGCCGGTAAAAGGGCAGGACAGCCTTTATGCCAGCGCAGTCTTTGATAAAAATACCGGAGACATTATTGTTAAGATCGTCAACGCTGGCCAGCAGGTGGCTGCCGGAACGATACAGTTAACCGGTAAAAACAAAGCTGCCGGCAGTGCTACGCTGACTACGCTCACCGCAAACGATCCTGTTACTGTCAATACATTTGACGAAGTGCCGGTGCAACCGGTTGTATCTAAGGTGCCGGTGCGTCAACAAGCCGTCACGCTTAGGCTGGCGCCCAATTCCCTGAACGTATTACGGATCAGCAACAAAAAATAG
- a CDS encoding glycoside hydrolase family 27 protein: protein MRTMILTLAAFMSCLFANAQTRYTAWDSLALTPPMGWNSWNFFEAKVSEQVIIDMADAMAANGMKAAGYRYLVIDDHWVAGRDKHNQLIPDPVRFPHGMKYLVDYVHGKGLKLGIYSDAAMLTCGGVTGSYNFEEQDARTFAAWGIDFLKYDYCNAPEDVATAFSRYSRMGDALKKCGRPIVYSICEWGQRKPWLWAKAAGGHLWRTTWDSRDVWESHDANLTGIMEIFRQQEHLAPYAGPGGWNDPDLLMVGLYGKGASSSVDGRFKGCTAIEYRTHFALWCMLAAPLMVNMDLKRISPEVLQLITNPQLIAINQDALGKQATTVLQRNELQVLLKPLQDKSFAVCVFNRAASGQSFEIDLKKELDLWQRFNITEVWSGKPVKALKGTLDAHDCAVYILKPGQK from the coding sequence ATGAGAACAATGATTTTAACGCTGGCAGCTTTTATGTCCTGCCTGTTTGCCAATGCACAAACACGTTATACCGCCTGGGATTCGCTGGCGCTCACACCACCCATGGGGTGGAACAGCTGGAATTTTTTCGAAGCCAAAGTCAGCGAGCAGGTCATCATAGACATGGCTGATGCTATGGCGGCCAATGGCATGAAAGCCGCCGGCTACCGGTACCTGGTGATAGATGACCACTGGGTGGCCGGCCGTGATAAACATAACCAGCTTATCCCCGATCCTGTGCGGTTTCCGCATGGCATGAAGTACCTGGTGGATTACGTACATGGCAAAGGGCTGAAGCTGGGCATTTATTCCGATGCCGCTATGCTTACCTGCGGTGGTGTTACGGGCAGCTATAATTTCGAGGAACAGGATGCGCGTACTTTCGCCGCCTGGGGCATCGATTTCCTGAAATACGATTATTGCAATGCGCCGGAAGATGTGGCTACTGCTTTCAGCCGCTACTCGCGCATGGGCGATGCGCTGAAAAAGTGCGGCCGCCCCATCGTATATTCTATTTGTGAATGGGGGCAGCGGAAGCCCTGGCTTTGGGCGAAAGCCGCCGGAGGCCATTTGTGGCGCACCACGTGGGATAGCCGCGATGTGTGGGAGTCGCACGACGCCAACCTTACCGGTATCATGGAAATATTCCGCCAGCAGGAACATCTTGCGCCATATGCCGGTCCGGGTGGCTGGAACGATCCCGACCTGCTCATGGTGGGGCTGTACGGCAAAGGCGCCTCTTCTTCGGTTGACGGCCGTTTTAAAGGCTGTACCGCCATAGAATACCGCACACATTTTGCGCTCTGGTGCATGCTTGCGGCGCCGCTGATGGTGAATATGGACCTGAAGCGGATCTCTCCGGAAGTATTGCAGCTGATCACCAACCCGCAACTGATCGCTATCAACCAGGACGCGCTCGGGAAACAGGCCACCACCGTATTGCAGCGAAATGAATTGCAGGTGTTGCTGAAGCCCTTGCAGGACAAGAGTTTTGCGGTTTGTGTCTTCAACCGTGCTGCCAGCGGGCAGTCATTTGAGATAGATCTGAAAAAAGAACTGGACCTGTGGCAGCGTTTTAATATCACGGAAGTATGGAGCGGTAAACCGGTCAAAGCACTGAAAGGTACGCTGGACGCACATGATTGCGCCGTATATATACTGAAGCCCGGGCAAAAATAA
- a CDS encoding SusC/RagA family TonB-linked outer membrane protein translates to MKVKSKALIGSALGLSFVFLSMQSAEAQRIVRATGKVVDAKDLSPLPGATVVRLGGKEVAVANSAGFFEIGVPEGSSLRISQLSYDNALVKADTGILVKLQGTSSNLDAIVVVGYGVQKKSAISGSIGVVKMDDVKRITPTTSAGNLLQGQVAGLKVNTPAGVPGAKPSFVIRQVTTFDKDPKKGPAQPVLFVIDGMVTSNADDFNNLSPNDIDNISVLRDASAAAAYGARAAGGVIVVTTRKGVKSARPVISYSFNTGVDKRTKNASLTSAVEVGLLYNRINPNATDLWSQQELDFFKTVNNGWGYDQLATIWRDPSTTSHNLSVSGGGDKIRYYMGGSMVSQKSFVENLDYKKYNLRSNVTADITDRLQLYAGLALNTASRYSPPTEDNFNDWYGKLRIWQPEQPVWTDGGHPVDYGWIMNMGAQVRGDGGYKKNTVVNPTLNLKLSYKIPGIDGLTASVQYNRNWSNTRFKYFEKRYDVWVMKRTGNRILSLDEKDLVGLKKTNQVSNDYLEEDYRWSDYSQLNLQLSYDRTFKRHHVGGWVLMEKAQTEVGGADAYRQNFPVYTTDQWWAASKEPNDKDADGITNERVGRKSWVGQFFYDYDGKYLATFSYRYDGSYKFPIDSRWGFFPSASVGWVISKENFFRNVKGIDFLKLRASGGLTSSDNIDAYQWMQVYKIGEPAYFGTSPITGTGIQYGNITNPIVTWEKTKSYNVAVDVDFLRHFNATAEYYFINTYDILAKRIQTISPTFPREMPAENYGEVHANGVELSVGYNNRAGNVKYYVNANASYGGARYIVKDQNITYPYQDEIGRSTSRIVTRVADHILRTQADLDAWNAAHPNYKYYGIAPQLGQMVYQDLNGPDGKPDGLIDDWDKVEVKGNNNPILLGVNLGFEWKGISVDATINGNLKQYKYVNNLAQNVEWNRNWKEWYGNSWTPDNPNAYLPRRYSSNDGNNRVTADESTFWLTRSDFLRLRMLNVGYSLPSKLISRWGVNGFKVYFSGSNLFVISKFNSKYYDPEMGGHTNYPVMKTFNFGANVTL, encoded by the coding sequence ATGAAAGTAAAAAGCAAAGCACTAATCGGATCTGCTTTGGGGTTGTCATTTGTATTCCTCTCTATGCAATCTGCTGAGGCGCAGCGAATTGTCAGGGCCACCGGCAAGGTTGTGGACGCCAAAGATCTTAGCCCGCTGCCTGGGGCCACCGTTGTCCGGTTGGGCGGTAAAGAAGTCGCTGTTGCCAACAGCGCAGGATTTTTTGAGATCGGCGTGCCGGAAGGAAGTTCGCTCAGGATCTCACAGTTAAGCTATGACAACGCCCTGGTGAAGGCAGATACCGGCATACTGGTAAAGCTGCAGGGGACCTCCAGTAACCTCGATGCTATCGTGGTGGTGGGTTATGGCGTACAGAAAAAATCCGCTATCTCCGGCTCTATCGGCGTTGTAAAAATGGACGACGTAAAGCGGATAACGCCTACTACTTCTGCCGGCAATCTTTTGCAGGGGCAGGTAGCAGGCCTGAAAGTGAATACTCCTGCCGGCGTTCCGGGCGCGAAACCATCGTTCGTCATCCGGCAGGTAACCACCTTTGATAAAGATCCCAAAAAAGGGCCGGCGCAACCGGTGTTGTTTGTCATCGATGGTATGGTGACGAGCAATGCGGATGATTTTAATAACCTGAGCCCCAACGATATCGATAATATTTCCGTACTGCGGGATGCGTCGGCTGCAGCGGCCTACGGTGCACGGGCAGCCGGTGGGGTTATTGTGGTGACAACACGCAAAGGCGTAAAATCCGCACGGCCCGTTATCAGTTATTCTTTTAACACCGGTGTTGACAAACGTACCAAAAATGCATCGTTGACCAGCGCCGTGGAAGTAGGACTGTTGTACAACCGTATCAACCCCAATGCCACCGATCTGTGGTCGCAGCAGGAACTGGATTTCTTTAAGACGGTCAATAACGGATGGGGCTACGACCAGCTGGCCACCATATGGCGCGACCCGTCCACGACCTCTCACAACCTGAGTGTTTCCGGCGGTGGTGACAAGATCCGTTATTATATGGGTGGGTCCATGGTCTCACAGAAAAGCTTCGTGGAAAATCTCGATTATAAAAAATATAATCTCCGCTCCAATGTTACCGCAGATATTACTGACCGCCTGCAATTATATGCCGGGCTGGCGCTGAATACGGCCAGCCGCTATTCTCCGCCTACGGAAGATAATTTTAACGACTGGTACGGCAAACTCCGGATATGGCAACCGGAACAGCCGGTATGGACAGACGGCGGGCATCCGGTGGATTATGGCTGGATCATGAACATGGGCGCCCAGGTGCGCGGCGATGGCGGATATAAGAAGAATACGGTAGTAAATCCCACACTCAACCTGAAGCTTAGTTATAAGATACCCGGTATTGACGGACTTACCGCCAGCGTACAATACAACCGCAACTGGTCCAACACGCGGTTTAAATATTTCGAAAAAAGGTATGATGTATGGGTGATGAAACGCACCGGTAACAGGATACTGTCACTCGATGAAAAAGACCTCGTAGGCCTGAAAAAGACTAACCAGGTCAGCAACGATTACCTCGAAGAAGATTATCGCTGGTCTGATTACAGTCAGCTGAACCTGCAGCTGAGCTATGACCGTACTTTCAAACGGCATCACGTAGGCGGGTGGGTGCTCATGGAAAAAGCGCAGACAGAAGTCGGCGGCGCCGACGCCTACCGTCAGAATTTCCCGGTATATACCACCGACCAATGGTGGGCTGCCAGCAAAGAACCGAACGATAAAGATGCAGACGGTATCACCAACGAAAGAGTAGGCCGTAAGTCTTGGGTGGGCCAGTTCTTCTACGACTATGACGGGAAGTACCTCGCCACTTTTTCCTACAGGTATGATGGTTCCTACAAATTTCCGATCGATTCCCGCTGGGGCTTCTTCCCGTCTGCCTCCGTGGGTTGGGTGATCTCCAAAGAGAATTTCTTCCGGAACGTCAAAGGAATAGACTTCCTGAAACTCCGCGCCTCCGGAGGTCTTACCAGCTCTGACAACATAGACGCTTACCAGTGGATGCAGGTGTATAAGATCGGAGAACCCGCTTATTTCGGAACGTCGCCTATAACGGGAACGGGTATACAGTATGGCAACATCACTAACCCGATCGTTACCTGGGAAAAAACAAAATCCTACAACGTGGCTGTGGACGTGGATTTTCTGCGGCATTTCAACGCCACCGCCGAATACTATTTCATTAACACTTACGATATCCTTGCCAAAAGAATACAGACCATTTCGCCTACCTTTCCCCGGGAGATGCCCGCCGAGAACTATGGAGAAGTACATGCCAACGGGGTAGAGCTGTCCGTGGGATACAACAACAGGGCAGGCAACGTGAAGTATTACGTAAATGCCAACGCTTCCTATGGTGGCGCCAGGTATATCGTCAAAGACCAGAACATTACTTATCCGTACCAGGATGAAATCGGTCGCTCTACCAGCCGCATCGTAACACGCGTCGCCGATCATATCCTGCGCACGCAGGCCGACCTCGATGCGTGGAACGCCGCGCATCCTAATTACAAATATTACGGCATCGCACCACAGTTGGGGCAGATGGTGTACCAGGACCTTAACGGACCGGATGGCAAACCCGATGGGCTCATCGACGACTGGGACAAGGTGGAAGTGAAGGGTAATAACAACCCTATCCTGTTGGGTGTCAACCTGGGATTTGAATGGAAGGGTATTTCCGTGGATGCCACGATCAACGGTAACCTGAAACAATACAAGTATGTCAATAACCTTGCGCAGAACGTAGAATGGAACCGTAACTGGAAGGAATGGTATGGCAACAGCTGGACGCCGGACAATCCCAATGCTTACCTGCCGCGGCGTTACTCCAGCAACGACGGTAACAACCGCGTGACGGCTGATGAAAGCACTTTCTGGCTCACGCGTTCCGACTTTCTGCGCTTGCGCATGCTGAACGTGGGTTACAGCCTGCCGTCAAAACTGATCAGCAGATGGGGCGTCAATGGCTTCAAAGTATATTTCAGCGGCTCCAACCTCTTTGTGATCAGCAAGTTCAACAGCAAATACTACGATCCGGAAATGGGAGGACATACCAACTACCCGGTAATGAAGACGTTCAACTTTGGGGCTAACGTTACCCTTTAA
- a CDS encoding RagB/SusD family nutrient uptake outer membrane protein codes for MKLIHKLSISIACAALAAVQLSSCKKGLDYDNVGAMSPENVWKDSTMIQAYLSDIYGGLLPKWPFNGSASDEGISTPRSLGDYQRGIISASSEASNTKLDYQYIEKINYFLDNLEKAPAAVISAARNSRFAGEAKFWRAWTYWGMVRQVGGVPLVLHTQDYLNKPSLFVPRNKTSECVAQIVKDLDDAIQALPASYPDAGQDYGRITKVAAMAFKGRVLLTYASPLFNPGGDATRWQSAYNACKAAVDAAISAGHALHPNFRNIWYQERNKEVIMVNQFWYPIHANTFNSIRAEPFTRDASNDNQPLLSLLLAFPKRDGSPMQFDKNQLSDPAYNAAFMNDFYTNRDDRFYATVFCGGTPYPTPDQIPPSYVSGNSYWNVWKYDAASGRYTNASLIIHPGIPGNPGITGFFDRKGLDTTVTSALVYQSGTDWPEIRFAEVLMNYGECANELGKSGEALQVLYQIRQRAGITPGAGNTYGITATAQAGIRDAYIRERQVEFAFEGKRFDDLRRWKRYDILNNQGGRHGLYITLKDGQMVTPSENIMDAASRAKFTARYIDNLDGDAGVKFNLDLNHWFFALKPDQISQSQNVLLQNKEWGGSFDPLQ; via the coding sequence ATGAAACTTATACATAAACTCAGTATCTCTATAGCATGTGCTGCACTGGCTGCTGTTCAGCTGTCGTCCTGTAAAAAAGGGCTTGACTATGACAACGTGGGCGCCATGTCTCCCGAAAATGTCTGGAAAGACTCCACCATGATACAGGCTTACCTGTCTGATATATACGGTGGCCTGTTACCGAAATGGCCTTTCAACGGCAGTGCTTCGGATGAAGGCATTTCCACGCCGAGAAGTCTCGGTGATTATCAGCGCGGTATCATCAGCGCGAGCAGCGAGGCTTCGAATACCAAACTGGATTATCAATACATTGAGAAGATCAATTATTTCCTCGACAACCTGGAAAAAGCGCCGGCCGCCGTTATTTCTGCGGCACGGAACAGCCGCTTCGCCGGGGAGGCGAAGTTCTGGCGGGCATGGACCTACTGGGGGATGGTCCGCCAGGTGGGCGGTGTGCCGCTGGTCCTGCATACGCAGGATTACCTGAACAAGCCGTCGCTGTTTGTGCCGCGTAATAAAACGTCTGAATGCGTGGCGCAGATCGTCAAAGACCTCGACGATGCCATACAGGCGTTGCCCGCCAGCTATCCCGATGCCGGCCAGGATTACGGTCGCATTACCAAGGTGGCGGCCATGGCTTTTAAGGGCAGGGTGCTGCTTACTTATGCCAGCCCGTTGTTTAATCCTGGTGGCGACGCCACCAGGTGGCAGTCGGCCTACAACGCCTGCAAGGCCGCTGTGGATGCTGCCATCAGCGCCGGCCATGCCCTGCATCCCAACTTTCGCAATATCTGGTACCAGGAGCGCAACAAAGAGGTGATCATGGTCAACCAGTTCTGGTATCCTATTCATGCCAACACGTTTAACAGCATCCGCGCGGAACCTTTTACCCGCGACGCTTCCAACGACAACCAGCCGCTGCTGTCGCTGCTGCTGGCCTTTCCGAAGCGCGACGGATCGCCTATGCAGTTTGATAAAAACCAGCTGAGCGATCCGGCCTACAATGCCGCTTTCATGAATGATTTTTATACCAACCGGGACGACCGGTTTTATGCTACCGTGTTCTGTGGCGGTACGCCATATCCTACGCCCGATCAGATACCTCCTTCCTATGTGAGTGGCAACAGCTACTGGAACGTATGGAAGTACGATGCCGCCAGCGGACGCTATACCAACGCTTCCCTGATCATCCATCCGGGCATACCGGGCAACCCGGGCATTACCGGTTTCTTCGACCGTAAAGGCCTCGATACGACCGTTACCAGCGCGCTGGTGTACCAGTCCGGCACCGACTGGCCGGAGATCCGCTTTGCCGAAGTGCTCATGAACTATGGCGAATGCGCCAATGAGCTGGGTAAGTCCGGAGAGGCGCTACAGGTGCTGTACCAGATCCGTCAACGCGCCGGCATCACCCCGGGCGCGGGAAATACTTATGGCATCACCGCCACCGCCCAGGCAGGCATCCGCGATGCCTATATCCGCGAAAGACAGGTGGAGTTTGCGTTTGAAGGCAAACGCTTCGATGACCTGCGCCGCTGGAAACGCTACGATATCCTCAACAACCAGGGCGGACGCCACGGCCTGTACATCACCCTGAAAGACGGACAAATGGTGACCCCTTCGGAAAACATCATGGATGCTGCTTCCAGGGCCAAATTCACCGCCCGCTATATCGATAACCTCGATGGCGACGCCGGTGTTAAGTTCAACCTGGACCTGAACCACTGGTTCTTCGCCCTGAAGCCGGACCAGATATCGCAGTCACAGAACGTGCTGCTGCAAAACAAAGAATGGGGCGGCTCTTTCGACCCGTTGCAATAG